The Neobacillus sp. OS1-2 genome includes a window with the following:
- a CDS encoding HupE/UreJ family protein, which produces MFNKIRSFLPLFLAFLVALCLYPRQASAHAYSASYTTIKMEEKKTEIIFTLDTLSIFELLPKIDANKNWMLEKSEIKKERHHLEELLTEGLILDVDNKEQTPVVKKMELVKKENKEFLSVDMTFPSVAPGETVVFNDGFYFNDTGTNYVNLISASYRGETSEAVLQGSERTWTMLVTEVQQEQGSGLGAGSAMQPDERGAAVQPAERSSTSSWFSFFKLGMLHILTGYDHLLFLFALLLRKQTFKQYAAIVTSFTLAHSITLSLAVLGVVTLPSRFVEAVIAFSICYVALENIFRKEIRHRWSITFMFGLIHGLGFASILKEMAIPKSHLAVALVNFNLGIEAVQLSIVLLLLPLLAYLFKLKSSRKIVTYGSYAIVAMGAIWLVERVFM; this is translated from the coding sequence ATGTTCAACAAAATTCGAAGCTTCCTGCCATTATTCTTGGCTTTTCTCGTGGCTCTTTGTCTTTATCCTCGACAGGCTTCGGCACATGCCTACAGTGCTAGTTATACAACCATCAAAATGGAAGAGAAAAAGACAGAAATCATCTTTACGCTTGATACCTTGTCGATTTTTGAATTACTGCCAAAAATCGATGCCAACAAAAACTGGATGCTTGAAAAGTCGGAAATCAAAAAGGAGCGCCATCATCTGGAGGAATTGCTCACCGAGGGCCTTATCCTTGATGTGGATAACAAAGAGCAGACACCTGTCGTTAAAAAAATGGAGCTGGTCAAAAAGGAAAACAAGGAATTCCTTTCTGTTGATATGACCTTTCCGTCGGTTGCTCCTGGAGAGACCGTTGTCTTTAACGATGGCTTTTATTTCAATGATACGGGCACCAACTATGTGAACTTGATTTCGGCTTCGTATCGGGGCGAAACCAGTGAGGCGGTGCTGCAGGGTTCCGAGCGGACATGGACGATGCTGGTAACGGAAGTGCAGCAAGAACAGGGCTCGGGGTTGGGTGCTGGGTCTGCTATGCAGCCTGATGAGCGCGGTGCGGCCGTGCAACCTGCCGAAAGATCGTCCACTTCTTCATGGTTTTCCTTTTTCAAGTTGGGTATGCTTCATATCTTGACTGGGTATGATCATTTATTGTTTCTGTTTGCCCTGCTGCTACGGAAGCAAACCTTTAAACAATACGCGGCGATTGTGACCTCCTTTACATTAGCCCATAGCATCACACTTAGCTTGGCGGTATTGGGTGTGGTCACACTGCCGTCCCGGTTTGTCGAGGCTGTCATTGCCTTCAGTATCTGTTACGTCGCCTTAGAGAACATTTTTCGCAAAGAGATCCGCCATCGCTGGAGTATCACGTTTATGTTCGGCTTAATTCACGGCCTCGGCTTTGCCTCTATTTTAAAAGAAATGGCCATCCCCAAAAGCCATCTCGCCGTTGCCTTAGTGAACTTCAACCTAGGAATCGAAGCCGTACAGCTGTCCATCGTGTTGCTGCTGCTCCCATTGCTGGCCTATCTCTTCAAGCTGAAAAGCTCCCGAAAAATCGTCACCTATGGATCCTACGCCATCGTAGCCATGGGCGCCATTTGGCTGGTGGAGAGGGTGTTCATGTGA
- a CDS encoding glycosyltransferase, translated as MKKVGLIMRKIQFTEAHGPRIYADRLKKLCREFGVDIVFISPERHVSGYDHLPGFEHEKGDLVNYDVVLDKLEAEKIEHVIYTVSGFTFLKMFIKNSVLFPHSFPDPALTGYEMMKPFYQMVDKAIVQTEFLKRELHSKFAVDDATVIPIGFDETVAEHYFDPTQIVDNRVLWIGRDEENRQPELVLEYARQNPDKEVFMVFGGERYRESVKKYKIPANVKLQFALSQDEVFSLMNTAKVYWNSSKFDTFAMPLTEALAMGKIIVKPMHPCYDHINSRHAFSGDESNWFELVNMALASPHKFSLENRMVAFERFSSTVMKQGYQAFFENWLTDTVEKEKPSYSLV; from the coding sequence ATGAAAAAAGTGGGGTTAATCATGAGGAAGATACAATTTACGGAAGCGCACGGACCGCGAATTTATGCGGATCGTTTAAAAAAGCTTTGCCGTGAATTTGGGGTAGACATTGTATTTATCTCTCCGGAACGGCATGTGAGCGGCTATGATCATCTTCCCGGTTTCGAACATGAAAAAGGTGATTTGGTCAACTACGATGTGGTGCTCGACAAACTTGAGGCGGAGAAAATCGAGCATGTCATTTATACCGTTTCAGGATTTACCTTTTTAAAGATGTTTATAAAAAATAGTGTATTATTCCCGCATAGTTTTCCAGACCCGGCGTTGACGGGGTATGAGATGATGAAACCATTTTACCAAATGGTCGATAAGGCCATTGTTCAAACCGAATTTCTAAAAAGGGAACTACATTCAAAATTTGCTGTCGACGATGCCACCGTCATTCCGATTGGGTTTGATGAAACAGTCGCAGAGCATTATTTTGATCCCACACAAATCGTCGACAACCGCGTCCTTTGGATTGGAAGGGATGAAGAGAACAGGCAGCCAGAGTTGGTCTTGGAGTATGCGCGTCAAAATCCGGATAAGGAAGTGTTTATGGTGTTCGGCGGCGAGCGCTACCGGGAAAGTGTGAAGAAATATAAGATTCCAGCCAATGTGAAGCTGCAGTTTGCCCTTTCGCAGGATGAAGTATTTTCGCTGATGAACACGGCCAAGGTCTATTGGAACAGCTCCAAATTCGACACCTTCGCCATGCCGTTAACGGAAGCCCTTGCGATGGGAAAAATCATCGTAAAGCCCATGCATCCATGTTACGATCATATCAATTCTAGACATGCCTTTTCTGGCGATGAAAGCAACTGGTTCGAGCTCGTGAATATGGCTCTTGCTTCACCCCATAAGTTTTCACTAGAAAATCGAATGGTAGCCTTCGAGAGATTTTCTAGCACCGTAATGAAGCAAGGGTATCAAGCCTTTTTTGAAAATTGGCTAACAGACACCGTTGAAAAAGAAAAACCATCGTATAGTTTGGTGTAA
- a CDS encoding protein-export chaperone SecB yields MAESKELIDLPDPDDSISYKEFVSNIEIDSVNIRKLNMESVVAPNEIANLMKDGDRIEIDLEHEFKLEKRLEENNSFFALGIVQVAARVKNNVLFLIEVELVIEYDTSLSKQVIPDEIYNDFVQNNVPVNLWPYAREAIQSGTTRMGYPPLTIRPYRVLM; encoded by the coding sequence ATGGCAGAATCCAAAGAATTAATAGATTTACCTGATCCAGATGATTCTATTTCATATAAAGAGTTTGTTTCTAATATAGAGATTGATAGTGTTAATATTAGAAAGTTAAATATGGAATCAGTCGTAGCTCCTAATGAGATTGCAAATCTTATGAAAGATGGCGATAGAATAGAAATTGATCTAGAGCATGAATTTAAGTTAGAAAAAAGATTAGAAGAAAACAACTCCTTTTTTGCTTTAGGGATTGTACAAGTTGCTGCAAGAGTTAAAAACAATGTTTTATTTCTAATCGAAGTAGAATTAGTTATAGAGTATGATACCTCTTTAAGTAAACAGGTAATCCCTGATGAGATTTACAATGATTTTGTCCAAAACAACGTTCCTGTGAATCTTTGGCCGTATGCAAGAGAAGCGATTCAAAGTGGAACGACAAGGATGGGTTACCCTCCATTAACTATTCGACCGTATCGTGTACTTATGTAG
- a CDS encoding DUF4350 domain-containing protein has protein sequence MKGKRWKFKRWTSTFLAALLLVSTFLPSSFMGRAFAEQADHVVISQYFGGGGNKDAPYNKDFIELYNPTEQDMVLDGWSVQYASKAGTTWSVTPLKGTIQAHGYYLISEGGGSTGVDIPVADAQGSIAMSGTDAKIALFKDKTTAATGQRPEDTIDFVGLGAADAFEGSGKAKAPSNTTSVQRRPYANVDPAPGKGNAWDTDDNAADFYTGPVAAPRNTASPTEAPMVPVTSLQPKGTNIQVIQDGTSVTVTGQPEAAENGSIIHIYETVSKGAVLATTTASADGSFTIDFTSTKALSSVFVAATQTDLDESAAIQINVAQPSSSVAQEKLSYVIADGVGTLIGGAGTAAANAIINVYPNDTATKAEKLNAADIIAGTAGDFQLTITDNPPNTVYVTQMTTSAKGMMLESVPVSVTKADTTVISKLAEVRASNEKGQPVNLNKFFTIEGVATVDNQILGTQKQNFYLQDETAGINIFATSLETAFKVAKGDKLRITGKVLVYNGLTEFEPTAIEKISEGNAIPAAKSMTILDLNTYANAEPAEGSLITVTGKVSAVAASGANYNVTFVDENNKATTLRVMDATGIKPDTDLMTGKSYTVTGVLGQYTTNASATNGYQVYPRDVKDIAPILGITHTELKEVFKGADVEFEAHADGAESVILYYRAKDTTDYTALPMINSGDGRYTAKLAAASVPQNGFDYYIEAKAGTKTQTAGTSESPYAVTLIEDTFGPEISGETPQNTTKVESPTPEISALLTDPSGVDESTVHLWFDGKELTAPEATISKTQVKYTPKTDLTLGTHTVKVAAKDVKGNLTEKEWTFEVVPRFTGGQHFRGTTHNHTNISHDGAGTPEDALKAGKAHHYDWFAFSDHSHDIDPEKLGTDTVVRDGMQERTGGSQWQLTKDLAAQYTKEDYVVFPAFEMTSTTWGHSNIFGSDNFIDRNINGKQYQDLSQYYAWVMTYDDIVGQFNHPDMSANAFNNFKPYNKDVDKLFTMLEVGNGSGHYGYANAEGKYFSALDLGWHVAPTYGEDNHEGTWGQVNARTVIVADDLTQASLLHSMRNMRVYMEEDPNFTLDVKANGYYMGSTVDSKSLKFTVNGSDTVAEAHNNSDYSYLPTSYQSDDRIAKVELITNGNKVVDSITPMAKEFEWSPSYTVTGGQQWFVVKVTQMDGERIYSSPIWSKEEAVDVKVNSIDIDGGVIIGGNPATVKATVANNGTQVVKNVKVDFYYDEVKQENLIGTDTISSILTKSSATATATWDSPLNGDHKLMAVVTSLDGLDLGDVSFTLPVKIKEPLGVKVVIDAAHGNENTSADSGTYKDNLKAFTLMLQKEGYTVVENKTVLTDEALSNVKVLVLTHARTALSADERAAVAKFVKNGGSLLMAGKSNNSTNPTINNPLLTDIGSAIRMGNDGVFDDSKDGNFWSDPKVSPYAVRVHPGLVPNYITDRVSFVDYYSGTSLSGADNQPLTEAGKVTILAKGNDTTYQGNIKGGYTYDAVSDETGGSAIPLIASEEIGDNGRVIVSGMNIFNDKQMDESYEPKGNDEISLNAVNWLAHREAKVRKIGDARTLAENTDVVVEGTVTTGAGVFFDAFNLQDETGGIMAFQEVPDGSLKPGDKVRVYGHIKIFDNNLELEFTNFAKDVIKIGTGDPLEPKLVPTGEATSAANQGLLVKVKGKVVSKFDDNSYVINDGSGDVLVFTDGYIVNQSNVQVPVLKTGDTLEAVGLSGAFAQGTRIRVRDTRELVGFDTTAPDAPVVHGVTDADETITGMAEAGSTITAKVNGDSIGTATVNEDGTFTITIAKQAAGTKITVTATDQAGNVSNATEVTVSDVTPPAVPVVNPVNDNDVVITGTAEAGATVTATVNGKEIGKGVANFSGAFAISMAKQTVGSTIVLTAVDAAGNVSPAAEVKVKDERVTTVTVKTATSGTQVFKEPSQFIATSEGSRTPEYRFSILDKKGDVVFFQDYGASDTVTWTAKNPGNYVIVVEAKDKYNQGLFSTYTEALTVMTFNVAAGKGKGKDKD, from the coding sequence GTGAAAGGGAAAAGGTGGAAGTTTAAGCGCTGGACAAGCACGTTTTTAGCCGCACTCCTATTGGTCAGCACGTTTTTGCCAAGCAGTTTCATGGGCAGAGCATTTGCGGAACAGGCCGATCATGTCGTGATTTCTCAGTATTTTGGCGGGGGAGGCAATAAAGACGCACCGTACAATAAGGATTTTATCGAGTTATACAACCCGACAGAACAAGATATGGTCCTTGATGGCTGGTCTGTTCAGTATGCTTCTAAAGCAGGTACGACCTGGTCAGTGACGCCATTAAAAGGGACGATTCAGGCACATGGCTACTACCTCATTTCTGAAGGCGGCGGCTCAACTGGTGTAGACATACCAGTAGCGGATGCACAAGGGTCCATCGCCATGTCAGGCACCGATGCAAAAATAGCTTTATTTAAGGATAAAACCACTGCGGCTACAGGCCAAAGGCCTGAAGATACGATCGACTTTGTCGGTTTGGGTGCAGCAGATGCCTTTGAAGGCAGCGGTAAAGCTAAGGCTCCGTCTAATACCACAAGCGTCCAACGCCGACCGTACGCCAATGTAGACCCGGCTCCTGGCAAAGGCAACGCCTGGGATACCGACGATAACGCCGCGGACTTCTACACAGGTCCTGTTGCAGCACCTAGAAACACAGCAAGCCCAACGGAAGCTCCGATGGTTCCGGTGACAAGCTTGCAGCCTAAAGGTACGAACATTCAAGTGATCCAAGACGGCACATCGGTTACCGTCACAGGACAACCAGAAGCAGCAGAGAATGGGTCAATCATCCATATATATGAAACGGTTTCTAAAGGAGCGGTGCTGGCAACTACAACAGCATCAGCCGATGGTTCGTTTACGATTGACTTCACTTCCACAAAAGCACTGTCCTCTGTTTTCGTAGCAGCGACACAGACGGACTTAGATGAAAGTGCGGCCATCCAAATCAATGTAGCCCAGCCAAGTTCTTCCGTGGCACAGGAAAAGTTAAGCTACGTGATCGCCGATGGTGTGGGGACATTAATTGGCGGCGCAGGTACCGCTGCAGCAAATGCGATCATCAATGTGTATCCAAATGATACAGCCACCAAAGCGGAAAAATTAAATGCAGCCGACATCATCGCAGGGACTGCAGGAGATTTCCAACTAACCATTACCGACAACCCACCAAATACCGTTTATGTCACTCAGATGACAACCTCTGCGAAGGGGATGATGTTGGAAAGCGTGCCAGTGTCGGTGACCAAAGCCGATACAACTGTGATTTCCAAGCTTGCAGAAGTAAGAGCTTCAAATGAGAAAGGCCAGCCGGTCAACCTCAATAAGTTTTTTACCATTGAAGGGGTAGCAACGGTCGACAATCAGATTCTCGGCACGCAAAAGCAAAACTTCTATCTCCAAGATGAGACAGCCGGGATCAATATCTTTGCGACTTCACTAGAGACCGCCTTTAAGGTGGCGAAAGGCGACAAATTACGGATTACAGGGAAAGTGTTAGTGTATAATGGCTTGACCGAATTTGAACCGACCGCTATTGAAAAAATAAGTGAAGGCAACGCCATTCCTGCAGCCAAAAGCATGACCATCCTTGATTTAAATACCTATGCAAATGCTGAACCGGCCGAGGGAAGCCTCATCACCGTTACGGGAAAAGTTTCAGCAGTGGCCGCTTCCGGCGCCAACTACAACGTTACGTTTGTAGATGAAAACAACAAAGCGACGACCCTAAGAGTCATGGACGCTACTGGCATTAAGCCTGACACCGATCTTATGACTGGAAAAAGTTATACGGTGACAGGTGTTTTAGGGCAATACACGACAAATGCGTCGGCAACAAACGGGTACCAGGTATACCCACGTGATGTGAAAGACATCGCTCCCATTCTTGGCATTACCCATACAGAATTAAAAGAAGTTTTTAAAGGCGCAGATGTAGAATTTGAAGCCCATGCAGACGGTGCCGAATCGGTCATTCTTTATTACCGAGCAAAAGACACCACTGACTATACGGCATTGCCCATGATCAACAGCGGCGATGGCCGATACACGGCAAAACTAGCGGCAGCAAGCGTACCGCAAAACGGCTTTGACTATTATATCGAAGCAAAAGCAGGAACAAAGACACAAACGGCAGGTACGAGCGAATCTCCATATGCCGTGACACTAATCGAAGACACATTTGGACCGGAAATCAGCGGCGAAACACCACAGAATACGACAAAAGTTGAAAGTCCAACACCTGAAATCTCAGCACTACTTACCGACCCAAGCGGTGTGGACGAATCTACCGTTCACTTGTGGTTCGATGGCAAGGAGCTAACAGCACCAGAGGCAACGATCAGCAAAACACAGGTAAAATACACACCTAAGACCGACCTTACACTTGGCACACACACGGTCAAGGTCGCAGCCAAAGACGTAAAAGGCAACCTAACCGAAAAAGAATGGACATTCGAAGTGGTTCCGCGTTTTACCGGCGGCCAGCATTTCCGCGGGACAACCCATAACCACACGAATATTTCTCATGATGGCGCAGGAACACCTGAGGATGCCCTAAAAGCAGGGAAGGCCCACCATTATGATTGGTTTGCTTTTTCCGATCACTCCCATGATATCGATCCTGAAAAATTAGGAACGGACACGGTGGTTCGTGATGGGATGCAGGAGAGGACCGGCGGATCGCAATGGCAGTTAACCAAAGACCTGGCAGCCCAATATACAAAAGAAGATTATGTCGTGTTCCCGGCATTTGAAATGACCTCGACCACGTGGGGCCATTCCAATATCTTTGGTTCTGACAACTTTATCGACCGGAACATTAATGGCAAGCAATACCAGGATTTAAGCCAGTACTATGCATGGGTGATGACGTACGATGACATCGTCGGTCAATTTAACCACCCGGATATGTCGGCGAATGCGTTTAACAACTTTAAGCCTTACAACAAAGACGTCGATAAGTTATTTACGATGTTAGAAGTAGGAAATGGCTCCGGCCACTATGGCTATGCCAATGCTGAAGGGAAATATTTTTCCGCATTGGATTTAGGCTGGCATGTGGCACCAACGTATGGCGAAGACAACCACGAAGGTACATGGGGTCAAGTGAATGCGCGTACCGTCATTGTGGCGGACGATCTCACGCAGGCATCCTTGCTTCACTCGATGCGCAATATGCGTGTGTACATGGAAGAGGATCCAAACTTCACGTTGGATGTAAAGGCCAATGGCTACTACATGGGTTCCACGGTAGATAGCAAGAGCCTGAAGTTTACCGTCAACGGCAGTGACACGGTCGCTGAAGCCCATAACAACAGTGACTATAGTTATTTGCCAACAAGCTATCAATCCGATGACCGCATCGCGAAAGTGGAACTGATCACAAACGGCAACAAGGTTGTGGATTCGATTACGCCTATGGCAAAAGAGTTCGAATGGTCACCATCCTACACCGTTACTGGCGGTCAGCAATGGTTTGTCGTTAAGGTAACGCAAATGGACGGCGAGCGCATTTACTCTTCACCGATCTGGTCGAAGGAAGAAGCGGTTGACGTCAAAGTGAACAGCATCGATATTGACGGCGGCGTGATCATTGGCGGTAATCCGGCGACAGTAAAAGCAACGGTAGCCAATAACGGGACACAAGTCGTGAAAAACGTCAAAGTAGACTTCTACTATGATGAAGTGAAACAAGAGAATCTGATTGGCACAGACACCATTTCTTCGATCTTAACGAAGAGCTCTGCGACAGCAACAGCTACATGGGACAGCCCATTAAACGGCGACCATAAACTGATGGCGGTGGTGACGTCCCTAGATGGACTTGACCTTGGTGATGTGTCCTTTACATTACCTGTAAAAATTAAAGAACCGCTCGGGGTGAAAGTCGTCATCGATGCCGCCCACGGCAACGAAAACACGAGCGCTGACAGCGGCACGTACAAAGATAACTTAAAAGCCTTCACGCTCATGCTGCAAAAAGAAGGCTACACGGTTGTGGAAAATAAAACAGTCCTTACAGATGAAGCATTAAGCAATGTAAAAGTACTCGTGTTAACCCATGCAAGAACAGCCCTATCGGCTGATGAACGGGCAGCGGTGGCGAAGTTTGTGAAAAACGGCGGCTCGCTATTAATGGCCGGCAAGAGCAACAACAGCACGAACCCAACGATTAATAATCCATTATTAACGGATATCGGTTCGGCTATCCGGATGGGCAACGACGGTGTTTTCGATGACAGCAAGGATGGAAACTTCTGGAGCGATCCAAAGGTAAGCCCGTATGCAGTAAGGGTTCACCCGGGACTAGTGCCCAACTATATCACCGACCGTGTTTCGTTTGTCGATTACTATAGCGGCACAAGTTTGTCAGGCGCTGACAATCAACCGTTAACGGAAGCTGGCAAGGTAACGATTTTAGCAAAAGGAAATGACACAACCTATCAAGGAAACATCAAAGGCGGCTACACTTATGACGCGGTTTCCGATGAAACGGGCGGTTCAGCGATTCCGTTGATCGCTTCAGAGGAAATTGGTGACAATGGCCGTGTCATTGTTTCCGGGATGAATATTTTCAACGATAAGCAAATGGACGAGTCCTACGAGCCGAAAGGGAACGATGAGATCTCGCTAAATGCGGTCAACTGGCTGGCCCATCGTGAAGCGAAGGTAAGGAAGATTGGCGATGCCCGGACATTGGCTGAAAATACGGATGTTGTGGTGGAAGGGACAGTGACCACAGGTGCTGGTGTCTTCTTCGATGCCTTTAACCTACAGGACGAAACTGGCGGCATCATGGCCTTCCAGGAGGTGCCGGATGGTTCATTGAAACCAGGCGACAAGGTTCGCGTGTACGGACATATTAAGATTTTTGACAACAATCTGGAGCTGGAATTTACCAATTTTGCGAAGGATGTTATAAAAATCGGTACAGGTGATCCGCTCGAGCCAAAGCTTGTCCCAACCGGTGAAGCGACATCTGCGGCCAACCAAGGCCTCCTTGTAAAAGTAAAAGGAAAAGTCGTATCCAAATTTGATGATAATTCCTATGTCATCAATGATGGCTCTGGAGATGTATTAGTGTTTACAGATGGGTACATTGTGAATCAAAGCAATGTGCAGGTACCGGTTCTGAAAACGGGTGACACCTTAGAAGCAGTTGGTTTATCCGGCGCATTTGCACAAGGTACGCGGATCCGCGTGAGAGACACGAGGGAACTCGTTGGCTTTGATACGACGGCACCAGATGCACCGGTGGTACACGGTGTAACAGATGCGGACGAAACCATCACCGGAATGGCGGAGGCCGGTTCGACGATAACAGCGAAGGTTAACGGTGATAGTATTGGTACGGCAACTGTGAATGAGGACGGTACCTTTACGATTACCATTGCCAAGCAAGCAGCGGGTACGAAAATTACCGTAACAGCTACGGATCAAGCCGGTAATGTAAGCAACGCAACGGAAGTAACAGTAAGCGATGTCACGCCACCGGCAGTTCCTGTAGTAAACCCTGTCAACGATAACGATGTTGTCATTACGGGTACGGCAGAAGCAGGAGCAACGGTTACGGCAACTGTGAATGGCAAAGAAATTGGCAAGGGTGTCGCCAACTTCAGCGGTGCCTTTGCGATTTCGATGGCAAAGCAAACAGTCGGTTCAACGATTGTCCTAACGGCTGTTGATGCTGCTGGGAACGTTAGTCCGGCAGCCGAGGTAAAAGTAAAAGACGAAAGAGTAACAACAGTAACAGTAAAAACAGCGACATCCGGTACCCAGGTGTTTAAAGAACCTAGCCAGTTTATTGCCACTTCAGAAGGAAGCAGAACGCCTGAATATCGCTTCAGTATTCTCGATAAAAAGGGCGATGTGGTCTTCTTCCAAGATTATGGGGCCAGCGATACAGTGACCTGGACAGCAAAAAATCCCGGGAACTATGTCATTGTTGTTGAAGCAAAGGACAAGTATAACCAGGGATTATTCTCCACTTACACGGAGGCTCTGACAGTAATGACCTTTAATGTGGCAGCGGGAAAAGGAAAAGGGAAAGATAAGGATTAA
- a CDS encoding Cof-type HAD-IIB family hydrolase — protein MMNQSVIFFDIDGTLFNSDKELPLSTKEAIFKLKEQGHVVAIATGRAPFMFADLRKELDIHTFVSYNGQYVVLNGEVIYTNPLNVTSLQKLTETALQNEHPVVFMDHEDMRANVPEHTYIKESIKTLKIDRFPSHDPHYYKGRELYQTLLFCPEGEEQQYERDYHDFDFIRWHPVSVDILPKGGSKAKGIEKIVQKLAIPPERHYAFGDGLNDIEMLLAVKNSVAMGNAEETVKASAKYVTRSVDDDGISHGLQLVGLL, from the coding sequence GTGATGAATCAAAGCGTTATTTTTTTTGATATTGACGGTACCTTGTTTAACTCCGATAAAGAATTACCCCTATCAACGAAAGAGGCCATTTTTAAATTAAAGGAACAGGGACATGTTGTAGCGATTGCAACGGGACGGGCCCCTTTTATGTTTGCTGATTTGCGTAAAGAATTGGATATTCACACATTTGTCAGTTATAACGGACAATATGTTGTGTTAAATGGAGAAGTAATCTATACCAATCCATTAAATGTCACCTCTTTGCAAAAGTTAACGGAAACGGCGCTTCAAAACGAGCACCCTGTTGTCTTTATGGATCATGAAGATATGAGGGCAAATGTCCCGGAACATACCTATATTAAGGAAAGCATTAAAACGTTAAAAATTGATCGTTTCCCTTCGCACGACCCGCACTACTACAAAGGGCGTGAATTGTATCAAACTCTCCTATTTTGTCCTGAAGGGGAAGAACAGCAATACGAACGGGACTATCATGACTTTGATTTCATTAGGTGGCATCCTGTCTCCGTTGATATTCTTCCAAAGGGCGGGTCAAAAGCGAAAGGAATCGAAAAGATCGTACAGAAATTAGCGATTCCTCCCGAACGACACTATGCTTTTGGGGATGGGCTGAATGATATCGAAATGCTCTTAGCTGTAAAAAATAGTGTGGCCATGGGGAATGCAGAAGAAACAGTAAAGGCATCCGCCAAATATGTAACAAGATCCGTTGATGATGACGGGATTTCCCATGGACTTCAACTGGTTGGCTTGTTATGA
- a CDS encoding cytochrome-c oxidase — translation MGKTFLKIAAVYFSIGVLLGMTMGIIQDFRLTSVHAHVNLLGWVSCALFGLIYSVYPFAAQTKLAKTHFWLHNIGLPVMMIGLACEIFGISAGLPVTIVGSLALVVGTLLFTTNVIKMINASRIQKAKELNM, via the coding sequence ATGGGAAAGACATTTTTAAAGATTGCCGCGGTTTATTTTTCAATTGGGGTTTTGCTAGGAATGACCATGGGGATTATTCAAGACTTCAGATTGACGTCCGTACACGCACATGTGAATTTATTGGGCTGGGTATCCTGTGCCCTATTCGGTTTGATTTACTCCGTTTATCCATTTGCTGCCCAAACCAAATTGGCAAAGACACACTTTTGGCTGCATAATATTGGGCTTCCGGTGATGATGATTGGCTTGGCTTGTGAGATATTCGGTATTTCCGCAGGACTGCCTGTCACAATTGTTGGGTCGTTAGCGTTAGTTGTAGGGACATTACTGTTTACGACGAATGTAATTAAAATGATCAACGCGAGCCGGATTCAAAAAGCGAAAGAATTGAATATGTAA